In one Sulfitobacter sp. LCG007 genomic region, the following are encoded:
- a CDS encoding lytic transglycosylase, which produces MSRSLRVLAIVLLVASCGGPSRPPTNLDDACRIVKQRPEYLKAFRATEKKWGVPVHVQMATIHAESSFIGDARTPYRYALGVIPMGRQSSAYGYAQALDGTWDQYQKETGRRFAKRDRINDATDFMGWYMATTRAKNGIPLYDARRQYLAYHEGHAGYASGSYNSKSWLMRVANNVDARSNMYQAQLATCRLR; this is translated from the coding sequence ATGAGCAGATCTCTTCGCGTGCTGGCGATCGTGTTGCTTGTGGCGTCATGCGGCGGTCCGTCGCGTCCGCCCACCAACCTCGACGACGCCTGCCGCATCGTCAAGCAGCGGCCGGAATACCTCAAGGCGTTCCGGGCGACCGAGAAGAAATGGGGCGTGCCGGTGCATGTCCAGATGGCCACGATCCATGCGGAAAGTTCGTTCATCGGGGACGCGCGGACTCCCTACCGCTATGCACTTGGCGTCATACCGATGGGGCGTCAGTCCAGCGCCTACGGCTACGCCCAGGCGCTCGACGGCACCTGGGATCAGTACCAGAAGGAAACCGGGCGCAGGTTCGCAAAGCGCGACCGCATCAACGACGCGACCGACTTCATGGGCTGGTACATGGCCACCACGAGGGCCAAGAACGGCATCCCCCTCTATGATGCGCGGCGCCAGTACCTTGCCTATCACGAGGGCCATGCCGGCTACGCATCGGGCAGCTACAACAGCAAGAGCTGGCTGATGCGGGTTGCCAACAATGTCGACGCGCGCTCGAACATGTACCAGGCGCAACTCGCGACCTGCCGCCTGCGCTGA
- the hspQ gene encoding heat shock protein HspQ codes for MMQTHAKYHLGQVVRHRKHPFRGVIFDVDPQFANTEEWYQAIPEDSRPAKEQPYYHLLAENEQSYYVAYVSEQNLVEDISGEPVTHPDIDDLFGPFEDGAYPLHFQMN; via the coding sequence ATCATGCAGACACACGCGAAATATCACCTCGGGCAGGTCGTCCGTCATCGCAAGCACCCGTTTCGCGGGGTGATCTTCGATGTCGATCCGCAATTTGCCAACACCGAGGAGTGGTATCAGGCGATTCCCGAGGACAGCCGCCCGGCGAAGGAGCAGCCCTATTACCACCTCCTCGCGGAAAACGAGCAAAGCTATTACGTCGCCTATGTTTCAGAGCAGAACCTGGTCGAGGATATCTCGGGAGAACCGGTCACGCATCCGGACATCGACGATCTTTTCGGGCCGTTCGAGGACGGCGCGTATCCGCTGCATTTCCAGATGAACTGA